In a single window of the Micromonospora sp. WMMD1155 genome:
- a CDS encoding GNAT family N-acetyltransferase, translating to MVPAGTERLRFRRLTMGDVDALVELDGDPEVMRFLTGGVATSPAAVRDEQLPRLLAQYERHPGLGRWAALDRESGDFLGWFALDPSADGAEAELGYRLRRSAWGRGLATEGSRALVRYAFDTVGVRRVWAETMAVNERSRRVMAKAGLRHVRTFHLQWDDPIPGTEHGEVEYEVVQERPAARRAR from the coding sequence GTGGTACCTGCAGGAACGGAGCGGCTGCGGTTCCGGCGGTTGACGATGGGCGACGTGGACGCGCTGGTCGAGCTGGACGGCGACCCCGAGGTGATGCGGTTCCTCACCGGCGGGGTGGCGACGTCACCGGCGGCGGTCCGGGACGAGCAGTTGCCGAGGTTGCTGGCCCAGTACGAGCGGCATCCCGGGCTGGGGCGTTGGGCGGCGCTCGATCGGGAGTCCGGCGACTTCCTGGGGTGGTTCGCGCTCGACCCGTCGGCGGACGGGGCCGAGGCCGAGTTGGGCTACCGGTTGCGCCGCTCGGCGTGGGGGCGGGGGTTGGCCACCGAGGGGTCGCGGGCGCTGGTCCGGTACGCCTTCGACACCGTCGGGGTGCGTCGGGTCTGGGCCGAGACGATGGCGGTCAACGAACGTTCCCGGCGGGTGATGGCGAAGGCCGGGCTGCGTCACGTGCGCACGTTCCACCTGCAGTGGGACGACCCGATCCCGGGCACCGAGCACGGCGAGGTGGAGTACGAGGTGGTTCAGGAGCGGCCGGCGGCTCGGCGGGCGCGGTAG
- a CDS encoding DMT family transporter: MHSRPAAGAALALLSAVTFATSGTFARSLIEAGWSAESAVIARVGVAALVLAIPALLSLRGRWAVLRSNATAIGMFGLLGVALAQVCFFNAVRYLPVGVALLLEYLGIILVVGWMWVRHGQRPRRLTVAGSVAALVGLAFVLDLAGTADFHPVGVLWGLGAAFGLAGYFVLAGRVDPRLPSVAMASGGMAVGAAVLLLVGLTGLLPLHATFGEVTFARQATSWLLPIAGLSLVAAVIAYLAGIAGTRILGPRLSSFVGLTEVLFAVLIAWLFLNELPTGWQLFGGALIVAGVALVRLDELRGSPAEPTPVSPEPALALDGR, translated from the coding sequence ATGCACTCACGACCCGCTGCCGGCGCCGCGTTGGCGCTGCTCTCCGCCGTCACCTTCGCCACCTCCGGCACCTTCGCGCGATCACTCATCGAGGCCGGCTGGTCGGCCGAATCGGCGGTGATCGCCCGGGTCGGCGTGGCCGCCCTCGTGCTGGCGATCCCTGCCCTGTTGTCCCTGCGGGGCAGGTGGGCCGTGTTACGCAGCAACGCTACGGCGATCGGGATGTTCGGGCTCCTCGGGGTGGCCCTGGCCCAGGTCTGTTTCTTCAACGCCGTGCGCTACCTGCCCGTCGGTGTCGCGCTGCTGCTCGAATACCTGGGCATCATCCTCGTCGTGGGCTGGATGTGGGTGCGACACGGGCAACGACCCCGCCGGCTCACCGTGGCCGGATCGGTGGCCGCCCTGGTCGGGCTGGCGTTCGTCCTCGACCTCGCCGGCACCGCGGACTTCCACCCGGTGGGCGTGCTCTGGGGTCTGGGTGCCGCATTCGGCCTGGCCGGCTATTTCGTCCTCGCCGGCCGCGTCGACCCACGGCTGCCCTCGGTCGCCATGGCCAGCGGCGGAATGGCAGTCGGCGCCGCCGTGCTGCTCCTCGTCGGCCTCACCGGGCTGCTGCCACTGCACGCCACCTTCGGTGAGGTCACCTTCGCCAGACAGGCCACCAGTTGGCTGTTGCCCATCGCCGGGCTGTCGCTGGTGGCCGCCGTCATCGCGTACCTCGCCGGGATCGCCGGCACCCGTATCCTCGGCCCCCGGCTGTCGTCGTTCGTCGGGCTGACCGAGGTGCTCTTCGCGGTGCTGATCGCCTGGCTCTTCCTGAACGAGCTGCCCACCGGCTGGCAGCTCTTCGGCGGCGCGTTGATCGTCGCCGGGGTCGCGCTGGTACGCCTCGACGAACTGCGCGGATCGCC
- a CDS encoding CGNR zinc finger domain-containing protein, with product MLFAHDTECSLIATAALVNTAGRDGELLPDVAALDAFFVRHSYSGRHEHTDAELNAVKDLRPQLRRIWHAEPPEIVALINGLLLEHKALPQLIEHDDEPYHLHAVPRDAPLATRIAVEAAMAMADLVRARELSRLRICEYPDCDNVVVDLSRNRSRRFCEAGCGNRAAVTAYRARRAAGRS from the coding sequence ATGCTATTTGCTCATGACACCGAATGTTCGCTGATCGCCACCGCCGCGCTGGTCAACACAGCGGGTCGGGACGGCGAGTTGTTGCCCGACGTCGCCGCGCTGGACGCGTTCTTCGTCCGCCACTCCTACAGCGGACGGCACGAGCACACCGACGCCGAGTTGAACGCCGTGAAGGACCTGCGACCCCAACTGCGCCGTATCTGGCACGCCGAGCCGCCCGAGATCGTCGCGCTGATCAACGGCCTGCTACTGGAGCACAAGGCGTTGCCGCAGCTCATCGAGCACGACGACGAGCCGTACCACCTGCACGCCGTGCCCCGCGACGCACCGCTCGCGACCCGGATCGCGGTGGAGGCGGCGATGGCCATGGCGGACCTGGTCCGTGCGCGTGAGCTGAGCCGGTTGCGCATCTGCGAGTACCCGGACTGCGACAACGTCGTCGTCGACCTGTCCCGCAACCGGTCGCGGCGGTTCTGCGAGGCCGGCTGCGGCAACCGGGCCGCCGTGACCGCCTACCGCGCCCGCCGAGCCGCCGGCCGCTCCTGA
- a CDS encoding DUF397 domain-containing protein yields MELIEARWRKSSRSGSNDQCVEVATNLGGVVGVRDSKDPDGPVLVVDAYSWRLFVVAPPR; encoded by the coding sequence GTGGAGTTGATCGAGGCCCGGTGGCGCAAGAGCAGCCGGAGTGGTTCGAACGACCAGTGTGTCGAGGTGGCTACGAACCTCGGGGGCGTGGTCGGGGTGCGAGACAGCAAGGACCCGGACGGACCCGTGCTCGTTGTCGACGCGTACTCCTGGCGGCTCTTCGTGGTCGCGCCTCCGCGCTGA